One part of the Xiphophorus maculatus strain JP 163 A chromosome 1, X_maculatus-5.0-male, whole genome shotgun sequence genome encodes these proteins:
- the LOC102228712 gene encoding uncharacterized protein C3orf18-like, producing the protein MNSTTTQPPAHKDGGVAVSYVLVPFLLITIAGIATVLILCLRRKRRIDRLRHQLLPVYTYDPAEELHEVEQELLWREEDTRIVQGWARSYQQQQPLLSKDVTA; encoded by the exons ATGAACAGCACTACCACTCAGCCCCCTGCCCACAAAGATGGGGGTGTGGCGGTGAGCTACGTGCTGGTGCCATTCCTTCTTATAACTATTGCTGGAATTGCTACAGTTTTG ATTTTATGTCTGCGTAGGAAAAGGAG GATCGACAGACTTCGGCATCAGCTGTTACCTGTTTACACGTATGACCCTGCAGAGGAGCTTCATGAAGTTGAACAGGAGCTTTTGTGGAGAGAAGAGGACACAAGG ATTGTGCAAGGCTGGGCAAGAAGCTATCAACAGCAGCAACCTCTTCTGTCCAAAGATGTGACAGCTTGA